A region from the Stygiolobus caldivivus genome encodes:
- a CDS encoding protein kinase domain-containing protein, with product MFILFTKDGEYYLYLDGTLRKTQERPRLKGNVIGYVIRYENGRVKLTSTPVYDSSKLDGLVEAVLVGSIKELKGYIFQTNDSIILHFGEVKGNAVENVQYLLVHGMPVQKGDIKTLINYMDTSYDLVKYMLKEHNTPEVVRSAVIALSRLNKCEEAIQLYNSLDSKFPEESLAVAECYEKVGEELQALKIYSFFSENKYRELERKLREKVNTLIDEFDRTGNVKTLFEALKVLPTYDAPSLKLGWYFMSKKNYREAVKYFEEAVKLRRDFSNLLALANAYVKNQQYEQALKIIEEAEKLRRNSSTAYLKGLAFEALNSPSGAMKEFLFACKEGLVEACSKIKPYMLYTPRDEFDPNSWIGYVLYGYKVEKVIGTGGMGYVLLVEKGMRKFAMKVVKKEFRYDELLYEVAKMQEISKGSTNLVRIFASFVDENFTDYYSSPPAIVMEYMEGGDLREVLVNSEYSTLRHSSKWSQLVAVIFSKLADAVVHVNKNGYVHCDIKPSNVLFTSRLPKYGDEALDALVSGKVEPKLSDLGSAVKLGLPVIHYTPYYAHPLQRFGGKAEYNFDVYSFTVSLYVALTNNFPFPEWLEREVEEAVTNPSKRESVMRDFYNVEPRMDYVPEEFRDLIERGLRGEISMEVISRELKYLIRYSYGIDITSNPSTSTIEI from the coding sequence ATGTTTATACTGTTCACTAAGGATGGAGAATACTATTTATACCTAGACGGCACTTTGAGGAAAACTCAAGAGAGACCGAGGCTAAAGGGAAACGTGATTGGTTACGTAATTAGGTATGAAAATGGCAGGGTTAAACTCACATCTACGCCAGTTTATGACTCTTCTAAACTAGATGGACTTGTTGAAGCCGTTTTAGTCGGCTCAATAAAAGAATTGAAGGGGTATATCTTTCAGACTAACGATTCAATAATCCTACATTTCGGTGAAGTTAAGGGTAATGCTGTAGAAAACGTCCAGTATTTATTAGTCCACGGTATGCCGGTTCAGAAAGGGGATATAAAGACCCTAATCAACTATATGGATACTAGCTACGACTTGGTCAAATACATGCTAAAGGAACATAATACTCCGGAGGTAGTACGGAGTGCTGTGATTGCTCTCTCGCGACTGAATAAATGCGAGGAAGCGATACAGCTCTACAACTCCTTGGACTCAAAGTTCCCTGAAGAGTCGTTAGCCGTAGCAGAGTGTTATGAAAAAGTAGGAGAAGAGTTACAAGCTTTAAAAATATACTCCTTCTTTTCTGAGAATAAATATAGAGAATTAGAAAGAAAATTAAGAGAAAAAGTCAATACTCTAATAGATGAATTTGACAGGACCGGAAATGTAAAGACACTGTTTGAAGCCCTAAAAGTCCTGCCCACTTACGATGCCCCATCACTTAAATTGGGCTGGTATTTTATGTCCAAAAAGAACTATAGAGAAGCCGTCAAGTACTTTGAAGAAGCTGTTAAGCTCAGGAGAGATTTTAGTAACCTTTTAGCGTTAGCTAACGCTTATGTAAAGAACCAGCAATATGAACAAGCCTTAAAGATAATCGAGGAAGCAGAGAAGCTCAGGAGAAACTCCTCAACCGCATATCTTAAAGGGCTTGCGTTTGAGGCATTGAACTCACCTTCCGGTGCAATGAAAGAGTTCTTGTTCGCTTGTAAAGAAGGGCTAGTAGAAGCTTGCAGTAAGATTAAACCTTACATGTTATACACTCCTAGGGACGAATTTGACCCCAATAGTTGGATAGGTTATGTCCTCTATGGGTATAAGGTAGAGAAGGTTATAGGGACAGGTGGTATGGGCTATGTCTTGTTAGTTGAAAAAGGGATGAGGAAGTTTGCGATGAAAGTGGTAAAGAAGGAGTTCAGGTATGACGAATTACTCTATGAGGTAGCTAAGATGCAGGAAATATCTAAGGGGTCTACCAATCTTGTCAGGATCTTTGCCAGTTTTGTAGACGAGAATTTTACCGATTATTACTCCTCTCCGCCTGCAATAGTTATGGAATACATGGAGGGGGGCGACCTAAGAGAAGTCCTAGTAAATTCCGAATATTCTACACTGAGGCATTCGAGTAAATGGAGCCAATTAGTTGCCGTAATATTTTCTAAGTTGGCTGATGCCGTAGTCCACGTTAATAAAAACGGGTATGTCCACTGTGATATCAAGCCTTCGAACGTCCTCTTCACTTCCAGGCTCCCTAAGTACGGAGATGAAGCATTGGATGCATTAGTTAGCGGTAAGGTTGAGCCCAAACTTTCTGACCTCGGTTCTGCCGTTAAATTAGGCTTACCTGTTATCCACTATACGCCATATTATGCTCACCCGTTGCAAAGGTTTGGCGGTAAAGCGGAGTATAACTTTGACGTCTATTCGTTCACTGTCTCGCTATATGTAGCACTTACTAACAACTTCCCCTTCCCAGAATGGCTAGAAAGGGAGGTTGAAGAGGCAGTTACGAACCCCTCAAAAAGAGAGAGCGTGATGAGAGATTTCTACAACGTGGAACCTAGAATGGATTATGTCCCTGAAGAGTTTAGAGACTTAATCGAAAGAGGACTTAGAGGCGAGATATCGATGGAGGTCATAAGTAGAGAACTAAAGTATCTGATACGTTATAGCTATGGGATCGACATTACATCTAATCCTAGTACTTCAACTATAGAAATATAA
- a CDS encoding MFS transporter produces the protein MDIENLKDRAKSFYLSSGGFFLDGYDLSVISYALLFITKEMSLNAIEVGLVTAASLMGMGIGALIFGYLSDKVGRKKLMGIDLFFFAVFAVLSGLSTNFYQLFTFRFLLGIGIGGDYPISSTIVSEFSPSRSRGRYLVGSVAMYWLGTLFSAIVNLVFLGTGNYFWRYSFLLGGIMAVPIIVGRITFSESPRWLVSKGLLKEKGLPAPEEETKGLTIRDLLKGRVGLTLVSLSTIWFLFDVASYGIGLYYPSLLHQFAFPSELETLYATMLISVGAIAGYLIALTVIDSLGRRFTLFTGLGAMAALLLIGGIGKVSGFVLLPYFMGFVAMEQWAGAVTLFYPTEVFPTSVRSTAQGVTTAVSRVGAVLGVFVFPSMVKSLGLSDSLMLFGMTSLIALLISVFSVKETKKKRLEDTAVGKASTINTQT, from the coding sequence ATGGACATTGAAAATTTGAAAGACAGAGCCAAGTCATTTTATTTGTCTTCAGGAGGGTTTTTCTTAGATGGGTATGACTTATCAGTGATCTCCTATGCACTCCTCTTCATCACCAAGGAAATGTCGCTAAACGCAATAGAGGTCGGGCTCGTTACTGCTGCTTCTCTTATGGGAATGGGTATCGGTGCATTAATTTTTGGGTATTTGTCAGACAAGGTAGGTAGAAAGAAGCTAATGGGGATTGATTTATTTTTCTTTGCAGTATTTGCAGTCCTCTCCGGTCTGTCTACCAACTTTTATCAGCTGTTCACTTTCAGGTTCCTATTAGGCATAGGTATAGGAGGAGACTACCCAATAAGCAGTACTATAGTATCCGAGTTTTCCCCGTCAAGAAGTAGGGGGAGGTATCTAGTAGGTTCTGTAGCGATGTATTGGCTAGGTACCCTGTTTTCGGCAATAGTTAATTTGGTCTTTCTAGGTACTGGGAACTACTTTTGGCGTTATTCTTTTTTGCTCGGAGGTATAATGGCAGTCCCGATCATTGTAGGTAGGATAACCTTTTCTGAATCGCCTAGGTGGTTAGTATCAAAGGGGTTACTTAAAGAAAAAGGCCTGCCTGCTCCCGAGGAAGAGACCAAAGGTTTAACAATACGGGATTTACTCAAAGGGAGAGTTGGGTTGACCCTAGTTTCCTTATCAACTATCTGGTTCTTGTTCGACGTAGCGTCTTACGGGATAGGCCTATACTATCCTTCCTTACTCCACCAGTTCGCTTTTCCGTCTGAGCTCGAGACCCTATATGCTACTATGCTGATCTCTGTAGGTGCTATTGCAGGATACCTAATTGCACTTACTGTTATAGACAGTCTCGGGCGGAGGTTTACTTTGTTCACAGGTTTGGGGGCTATGGCGGCACTACTCTTAATTGGAGGAATAGGTAAGGTCTCAGGCTTTGTACTCCTACCTTACTTTATGGGGTTCGTTGCAATGGAACAATGGGCTGGTGCAGTTACTTTATTTTATCCTACAGAAGTTTTTCCCACATCGGTGCGGTCTACGGCACAAGGTGTAACAACAGCCGTGAGCAGGGTAGGGGCAGTGCTAGGTGTCTTCGTTTTCCCTTCTATGGTCAAGTCCCTAGGTCTCTCGGATTCGCTTATGTTATTCGGTATGACGTCACTTATAGCCTTACTTATTAGTGTGTTTTCAGTGAAGGAGACCAAGAAGAAGAGGCTAGAGGACACTGCAGTAGGTAAGGCTTCTACGATTAACACTCAAACTTAG
- a CDS encoding winged helix-turn-helix domain-containing protein, with protein MRIKFKIWIETDDGKPIIGKGGVKLLENIKNTGSIAEAAKNVNVSYKFAWEYVKKIEGLLGGIETKKGGKGAGGTVLSEKLEKILEIYQEAENEIQEVIKKYEKKLNELNSS; from the coding sequence ATGAGAATAAAGTTCAAGATTTGGATAGAAACTGATGACGGTAAACCTATTATAGGTAAAGGTGGGGTTAAGCTTCTAGAGAATATAAAAAACACGGGGAGTATTGCAGAAGCAGCAAAGAATGTAAACGTATCCTATAAGTTTGCGTGGGAGTACGTGAAGAAGATAGAAGGGCTATTGGGTGGAATAGAGACAAAAAAGGGCGGTAAGGGTGCTGGTGGGACTGTCCTATCTGAAAAGCTGGAGAAAATCCTCGAAATATATCAGGAAGCAGAAAACGAAATCCAAGAAGTTATAAAAAAATATGAGAAAAAATTAAACGAGTTAAATTCCAGCTAG
- a CDS encoding FAD-binding protein, giving the protein MDVYSEEELFKVIRSAYEGGLRIQVLGKGKHGKKEGVDEYVYTRKMDWFEIRDGMVEALAGADIGEIRKEASEEGLLLPTLYDGTIGGLLATNFPSPLSTAYGKPIDFTNWVRVLTPYGGIKWKMLVGSKGVIGAISRAELRLYPKPNKIFTYEKEDFNERELEKVMSLSPLVLLVDYQGGKFRIHSSYSHEVGLKGYSVDEGVPLVEVNDERKEIIVEGDDFDTFKKVIEVSQPIYAYWIWKSGMFILFNADTDMLREYNIKYYTRDQPKEVHIKLKKLLDVKGIFA; this is encoded by the coding sequence ATGGACGTTTACTCAGAAGAAGAGTTATTTAAAGTTATTAGGAGTGCTTATGAAGGAGGACTAAGGATACAAGTATTGGGTAAGGGAAAACACGGAAAAAAGGAAGGAGTAGACGAATACGTCTACACGAGAAAAATGGACTGGTTCGAAATCAGAGACGGTATGGTTGAGGCATTAGCAGGTGCAGATATAGGGGAAATACGAAAGGAAGCTAGTGAAGAAGGCCTCCTCCTACCAACATTATATGATGGGACTATAGGAGGGCTATTAGCTACTAACTTCCCTTCACCCCTTTCCACGGCTTACGGTAAACCAATAGACTTTACCAATTGGGTAAGGGTCTTAACTCCATACGGCGGGATAAAGTGGAAGATGCTAGTGGGCTCAAAGGGAGTTATAGGGGCTATTTCAAGAGCTGAACTAAGGTTATATCCTAAACCGAATAAGATATTCACATACGAAAAGGAAGATTTTAATGAAAGAGAGCTCGAGAAGGTTATGTCGTTGTCTCCGCTTGTACTTCTAGTGGACTATCAGGGGGGTAAATTTAGGATCCATTCGTCTTATAGTCATGAAGTAGGACTGAAGGGCTATTCAGTCGATGAGGGAGTCCCCCTCGTAGAAGTAAACGATGAAAGAAAGGAAATAATAGTAGAAGGAGACGATTTTGATACATTCAAGAAAGTGATAGAGGTTTCGCAGCCTATCTATGCTTATTGGATATGGAAGAGCGGTATGTTCATACTTTTCAATGCAGATACCGACATGCTTAGAGAGTATAATATTAAGTACTATACTAGGGATCAGCCTAAAGAAGTTCACATAAAACTAAAGAAGCTGTTAGATGTTAAAGGTATATTCGCCTGA
- a CDS encoding nucleoside hydrolase: protein MARHFIIDCDTAEDDIMSLFMLVRNGISVEAVTIVEGNISYQQEINNALWALEFIGKDIKVYPGSDRPIVKSFRSVEEVHGKGGIGDILVKPSRLKPENKSAIDAIVELADRFSGEIEFLAISPLTNLALAYLKDKSIVDKVKKVWVMGGTAWGRGNITPVAEYNIWVDPDAAKIVFNAGFDITMVPWDVIVDYPVDEGVWNKIKGMNTKMSEFYVQIYSHYREYSMKNEKIGGTPHPDLITTSVAIDRSVIKSSEKHYVDIENCDCITRGMTVIDYLNIWKKAANTEVVYEIDFQKFLSMLFNLLSWF, encoded by the coding sequence ATGGCTAGACACTTCATAATAGACTGTGATACCGCTGAAGATGACATAATGTCCTTATTTATGTTGGTGAGGAACGGCATATCAGTGGAGGCAGTTACGATCGTAGAAGGTAACATTTCCTACCAACAGGAGATAAATAACGCCTTATGGGCTCTAGAATTTATAGGAAAGGACATAAAAGTCTATCCAGGTAGCGATAGACCTATCGTTAAGTCCTTTAGAAGCGTAGAAGAAGTGCACGGTAAAGGAGGTATAGGAGACATATTAGTGAAGCCTAGTAGGCTAAAACCCGAAAATAAGAGTGCGATAGACGCAATAGTGGAGTTAGCTGATAGGTTTTCCGGAGAGATCGAATTTTTAGCCATTTCACCCCTGACAAACTTGGCCTTAGCATATCTTAAGGACAAATCAATTGTGGACAAGGTAAAGAAAGTCTGGGTAATGGGAGGAACAGCTTGGGGGCGTGGGAATATCACTCCCGTGGCTGAATATAACATATGGGTAGACCCCGATGCAGCGAAAATAGTGTTCAATGCTGGGTTTGATATCACTATGGTCCCCTGGGACGTAATAGTCGATTACCCGGTAGATGAGGGAGTATGGAATAAGATTAAAGGAATGAATACTAAGATGAGTGAATTTTACGTCCAAATATATTCTCACTATAGAGAATATTCTATGAAGAACGAGAAAATCGGAGGCACACCGCATCCAGACCTTATTACCACCAGTGTAGCAATAGACAGAAGTGTGATTAAAAGTTCTGAAAAACACTACGTAGACATAGAGAACTGTGACTGTATAACGAGGGGAATGACCGTCATCGATTATTTAAATATTTGGAAAAAGGCGGCTAATACGGAAGTTGTCTACGAAATAGATTTCCAAAAGTTCCTAAGTATGCTTTTTAATTTACTATCGTGGTTCTAA
- a CDS encoding 5-(carboxyamino)imidazole ribonucleotide synthase, whose product MKSLIQDLNKKIAILGGGQLGWMMILEGRKYPFTFYVMDEPDAPACRIADKCFRPEDYKEMIEKADVVTFEFEHVKDEALNYAEEQGKLYPDINAVELKRERWKEKTYYKDHSLPTPRFYVAEDGEEALKILKEEFNNIGVLKQSKGGYDGKGQYFIRGDVDKYLFIKDMKCKFVVEEFVNYDYEASIIAMRDKNGNFKAYPPTFNYNEKGILIYNYGPLNDIRFEEIARRLAEYLGYVGTMGIEFFVRNGEILINEFAPRVHNTGHYTLDSAFISQFEQHLRAIGGMELGDTRLLSYGGMVNILGTDKVPPEVSKFGKVYWYGKSEVKKRRKMGHINVVGEDLEDVKQKIDNIISLIYPEGFDL is encoded by the coding sequence ATGAAGTCCTTAATACAAGACTTGAATAAGAAAATCGCCATATTGGGTGGAGGACAGCTGGGTTGGATGATGATACTTGAGGGGAGGAAATACCCTTTTACATTTTATGTTATGGATGAGCCTGATGCACCGGCCTGCAGGATCGCTGATAAGTGCTTTAGACCAGAAGACTATAAGGAGATGATTGAAAAAGCAGATGTGGTCACGTTTGAATTTGAGCATGTAAAAGATGAAGCCCTGAACTATGCTGAGGAACAAGGTAAGCTGTACCCAGACATTAATGCTGTAGAACTCAAAAGAGAAAGGTGGAAGGAAAAAACATATTACAAAGACCATTCTTTACCTACTCCCAGATTCTATGTCGCTGAGGACGGAGAGGAGGCCCTGAAAATACTTAAGGAGGAGTTCAATAACATAGGAGTATTGAAACAGAGTAAGGGAGGATATGACGGTAAAGGTCAATACTTCATTAGGGGTGACGTAGACAAGTACCTGTTTATAAAGGATATGAAGTGCAAATTTGTCGTAGAAGAGTTTGTAAATTATGACTATGAGGCTTCTATAATAGCAATGAGAGATAAAAACGGTAACTTTAAGGCATATCCACCTACTTTCAATTATAACGAGAAAGGGATCTTAATATACAATTATGGTCCGCTCAATGACATCAGGTTTGAGGAAATAGCGAGAAGGCTTGCCGAATATTTAGGATACGTAGGCACTATGGGCATAGAGTTCTTTGTGAGGAACGGAGAGATCCTGATAAATGAGTTTGCACCGAGAGTCCATAATACCGGTCACTACACTTTAGATTCGGCTTTCATTTCCCAGTTCGAGCAGCACTTGAGGGCCATTGGTGGTATGGAGTTAGGTGATACGAGGCTACTATCTTATGGTGGTATGGTAAATATTTTAGGGACTGACAAAGTCCCACCAGAGGTGTCAAAGTTCGGAAAAGTGTATTGGTACGGTAAAAGTGAAGTGAAAAAGAGAAGGAAGATGGGCCACATAAATGTAGTAGGTGAAGATTTAGAGGATGTAAAGCAAAAGATTGATAATATTATTAGTCTAATATATCCTGAAGGCTTTGATCTATGA
- the purE gene encoding 5-(carboxyamino)imidazole ribonucleotide mutase yields the protein MPKVAVIMGSKSDWEYMKEAVEVLRNFGVETEVRVVSAHRTPEFMVEFAKSAEEKGIEVIIAGAGGAAHLPGMTASLTHLPVIGVPIPSKNLNGLDSLLSIVQMPYGIPVATVAIGGAKNAALLAIRILGIKYPELAEKMKKFMVDMKNEVLNTRLE from the coding sequence ATGCCTAAAGTAGCCGTCATTATGGGAAGTAAGTCAGACTGGGAATACATGAAAGAAGCTGTTGAAGTACTAAGAAACTTCGGGGTAGAAACAGAAGTTAGGGTGGTGTCAGCCCACAGGACTCCTGAGTTCATGGTAGAATTCGCTAAATCTGCCGAAGAGAAAGGTATCGAGGTAATAATAGCAGGGGCTGGAGGTGCAGCACACCTGCCCGGTATGACCGCTTCATTAACACACTTACCCGTGATAGGTGTCCCGATACCTTCAAAGAACCTGAATGGGCTAGATTCCTTACTCTCCATAGTCCAAATGCCTTACGGTATTCCGGTAGCTACGGTCGCTATAGGAGGAGCAAAGAACGCCGCATTATTAGCTATAAGAATTTTAGGCATAAAGTATCCTGAGTTAGCTGAAAAAATGAAGAAATTCATGGTGGATATGAAAAATGAAGTCCTTAATACAAGACTTGAATAA
- the acs gene encoding acetate--CoA ligase, translating to MDEKLSEQLQQLGEKNLEEKADYNMRYYQYLYKKSVEDPAGFWGELAKELIDWYEPWQKAFVQEEGLLTKWFVGGKLNASYNAIDRHLNSPRKYKAAIIWESGKGEKKVVTYQDLYYEVNRWANALRQLGVQKGDRVTIYMPLTPEGVIAKLAVARLGAIHSVVFAGFGAQALADRIQDAGAKVVITADAYYRRGKIVELKKTVDEALQILGNNSPVQKVLVYKRTGTEISFNDKRDVYFDEIGKFKPIEPEPVEATHPLFILYTSGTTGKPKGIVHSTGGYLVGTATMLLWSYGLSQENDVLFNTSDIGWIVGHSYITYSPLVMGRTIVIYEDAPDYPYPDKWAEIIEKYRATTFGTSATAIRSFMKYGEDYVKQHDMSSLRVIVTNGEPLNYAPWKWGLEIVGGGKVFMSHQWWQTETGGPNIGYIPGLVYLPMKSGPAVGYAIPGNKVQVLNDEGKPTGPRERGYLVMLPPFPPMMMIGMWNDTNNERLKKTYFSKFPGIYYPGDYAMVDEDGYIWVMGRADETIKVAAHRIGAGEVESIVTAHPAVAEAAAVGIPDPVKGEAVHLFVVLKSGYTASPDLARDIQNHVRKYMGAIVTPEVHFVDKLPKTRSGKVMRRVIKAVMMGQSAGDISTLEDEASMEDIKKAVEEFRKSLK from the coding sequence ATGGATGAGAAATTGTCAGAACAGTTACAACAACTCGGCGAGAAAAATCTAGAGGAGAAAGCAGATTATAATATGAGATATTACCAATACTTATATAAGAAAAGTGTTGAAGACCCTGCTGGCTTCTGGGGCGAACTTGCAAAGGAACTTATAGACTGGTATGAGCCATGGCAGAAGGCGTTCGTCCAAGAAGAAGGACTTTTGACAAAGTGGTTTGTAGGTGGTAAGCTGAACGCTTCATATAACGCAATAGATAGACACCTCAACTCGCCAAGGAAGTACAAAGCCGCTATCATCTGGGAAAGTGGAAAAGGAGAAAAGAAAGTAGTAACATACCAAGACCTCTACTATGAGGTAAATAGGTGGGCAAATGCACTCAGGCAGCTAGGAGTACAAAAAGGTGATAGGGTAACAATATATATGCCCTTAACTCCAGAAGGAGTTATTGCAAAACTCGCCGTAGCTAGGTTAGGCGCAATCCACAGTGTAGTCTTTGCTGGGTTCGGTGCCCAAGCCCTCGCGGACAGGATACAAGACGCGGGGGCTAAGGTAGTTATAACTGCGGACGCATATTATAGGCGCGGAAAAATAGTGGAGCTCAAGAAGACCGTAGACGAGGCCTTACAGATACTAGGAAATAACAGTCCAGTCCAGAAGGTACTGGTGTATAAGAGGACTGGTACGGAGATCTCATTTAATGATAAGAGGGACGTCTACTTTGATGAAATAGGAAAGTTTAAGCCTATAGAACCAGAACCGGTAGAGGCGACACACCCCCTCTTCATATTATACACTTCAGGGACTACCGGAAAGCCTAAAGGTATTGTACACAGTACCGGCGGGTACCTAGTGGGAACAGCTACAATGTTACTATGGAGCTACGGGTTAAGCCAGGAAAATGACGTCCTCTTCAATACGTCAGATATAGGCTGGATCGTAGGGCATTCATACATAACCTACTCGCCCTTAGTTATGGGTAGGACTATTGTTATCTATGAAGACGCCCCGGATTACCCATACCCAGATAAGTGGGCTGAAATAATTGAAAAATATAGGGCTACGACCTTCGGGACATCAGCTACCGCAATCAGGTCGTTTATGAAGTATGGTGAAGACTACGTCAAACAGCATGATATGTCTTCACTTAGAGTAATTGTAACCAATGGCGAACCTTTGAACTACGCACCTTGGAAATGGGGCCTTGAAATAGTAGGTGGAGGGAAAGTGTTTATGTCCCACCAGTGGTGGCAGACTGAGACCGGTGGGCCCAACATCGGTTATATACCTGGATTAGTCTACTTACCCATGAAGTCTGGTCCTGCTGTAGGTTACGCTATACCGGGCAATAAAGTCCAAGTATTAAATGACGAAGGCAAACCTACAGGGCCTAGAGAGAGAGGATATTTAGTGATGCTACCGCCGTTCCCACCTATGATGATGATAGGGATGTGGAATGACACTAATAACGAGAGGTTAAAGAAGACGTACTTTAGCAAGTTCCCCGGTATTTACTATCCCGGTGACTATGCTATGGTAGACGAAGACGGATATATTTGGGTTATGGGGAGGGCGGATGAGACTATAAAAGTAGCTGCGCACAGGATCGGGGCTGGAGAAGTAGAGTCGATAGTTACAGCCCATCCTGCAGTAGCTGAAGCTGCTGCTGTAGGAATTCCAGACCCGGTCAAAGGGGAAGCAGTACACCTCTTCGTAGTCCTTAAGTCAGGGTATACTGCTTCTCCAGACCTAGCTAGAGATATCCAGAACCACGTTAGGAAGTATATGGGAGCAATTGTTACGCCTGAGGTACACTTTGTAGACAAGTTACCTAAGACTAGGTCTGGTAAAGTGATGAGAAGGGTTATTAAAGCTGTAATGATGGGACAGAGTGCAGGGGATATATCAACGCTTGAAGATGAAGCATCTATGGAAGACATAAAGAAAGCCGTAGAAGAGTTTAGGAAATCACTGAAGTAA
- a CDS encoding MarR family transcriptional regulator: MDILQIAILTVLSEDEMSIREIEQFLGTRRKRLSRSIQDLERKGFIQKKAYVGNGDVIFGITEQGLEELYKNYLILRDLMKEMEFSVCTKFEC; the protein is encoded by the coding sequence ATGGACATATTACAGATAGCGATACTCACAGTGCTCTCAGAGGACGAGATGAGCATAAGAGAGATAGAGCAATTCTTAGGTACACGGAGGAAGAGACTCTCTAGGTCAATACAAGACCTAGAGAGAAAAGGGTTTATTCAGAAGAAGGCATATGTAGGTAACGGTGATGTAATATTCGGGATTACGGAACAAGGATTAGAAGAGCTTTATAAAAATTATTTAATTTTGAGAGACCTTATGAAGGAAATGGAATTTTCTGTATGCACTAAGTTTGAGTGTTAA